In Fimbriimonadales bacterium, the following are encoded in one genomic region:
- a CDS encoding lytic transglycosylase domain-containing protein: MRITPFGAERIQSRIREIEDRLKTLFHRERPSPTNPNRLREQFHLHTSGISAAPLQPLNVFPSNLSIDVQTLLENANMVADEFGLDRNIFRALISAESGWNPNSVSPKGAQGLTQLMPSTAQALGVLDPFDPIQNLRGGAKYLRQMLDEFGSYELALAAYNAGPGAVKRYGGIPPYPETQNYVRKILSEVER; encoded by the coding sequence ATGAGAATTACTCCATTCGGCGCAGAGCGAATACAGTCTCGTATCCGAGAAATCGAGGACCGGCTGAAAACCCTTTTCCATCGCGAGCGACCCTCCCCCACCAATCCGAACCGTCTAAGAGAACAATTTCATCTGCATACGAGCGGAATTTCCGCTGCCCCTTTACAACCGTTGAATGTTTTTCCTTCCAATCTTTCCATCGATGTGCAGACTTTATTAGAAAACGCCAACATGGTGGCTGACGAATTCGGATTAGACCGCAATATTTTTCGAGCATTGATTAGTGCAGAAAGCGGATGGAATCCGAATTCGGTTTCCCCTAAAGGTGCACAAGGACTCACGCAGTTAATGCCCTCCACGGCACAAGCGCTGGGAGTTTTAGACCCATTCGATCCGATACAAAACCTTCGCGGGGGGGCTAAATATTTGCGGCAAATGCTCGACGAATTCGGGAGTTACGAATTAGCGCTCGCTGCCTATAACGCAGGTCCAGGCGCAGTGAAACGATATGGAGGAATTCCTCCCTATCCGGAAACTCAAAATTACGTCCGAAAGATTCTTTCGGAGGTTGAAAGATGA
- the fliJ gene encoding flagellar export protein FliJ: MHKFRFRFQKVLDYRMMLEESAKEAYRLARAASLEAENKFQAMRKKLADALKTPGETIEEMMIWETYIERLEDEIEQQIALIEIRKKEEATAFANWREARKSRKSLQKLCDIAKEAWSKEIEKTEQKQLDEWTVLKREAK, translated from the coding sequence ATGCATAAATTCCGTTTTCGATTCCAAAAAGTGCTCGATTATCGCATGATGCTGGAAGAATCAGCGAAAGAAGCATATCGCCTCGCCCGAGCCGCTTCCTTAGAAGCCGAGAACAAATTTCAAGCAATGAGAAAAAAACTCGCTGACGCTTTGAAAACGCCCGGAGAAACCATCGAAGAGATGATGATTTGGGAAACGTATATCGAACGCTTAGAAGACGAAATCGAACAACAAATCGCTCTCATCGAAATTAGGAAAAAAGAAGAAGCCACCGCTTTCGCAAATTGGCGTGAGGCTCGCAAATCGCGCAAATCTTTGCAGAAACTTTGCGACATCGCGAAAGAAGCCTGGTCTAAGGAAATCGAAAAAACAGAACAAAAACAATTAGACGAATGGACGGTTCTAAAAAGGGAGGCTAAATGA
- the fliI gene encoding flagellar protein export ATPase FliI produces MRVPVASFDRERKALEVAEPFRIYGQVRKVVGLIIESSGPPARIGDICWISNSTTSKIEKENLIRAEVVGFRENSVLLMPIGEMTGVQAGNLVINTGECLKVPVGEALLGRVLDGLGEAIDKKGNLDTRDVQPVFNVPPHVLQRRFIRTPLTLGVRAIDGLLTCGEGQRVGIFSGSGVGKSTLLAMIARNSSADVNVIALVGERGREVREFIENDLGEEGLKKSVVVVATSEQPALVRIKAAFTATAIAEWFRENGKKVVLMMDSITRFAMAQREVGLAIGEPPSTKGYTPSVFALLPRLLERAGNSHKGSITAFYTILVEGDDTNEPIADATRAILDGHIVLDRKLSNRGHYPAIDPLNSLSRVMPSIVSEEHQRAANRFRELFAAYRDVEDLLMIGAYKPGTNPVADCAIERWEKINAFLRQNKTERVADFQNTLANLMGITDA; encoded by the coding sequence ATGCGAGTTCCGGTTGCGTCATTCGATAGAGAACGAAAAGCGCTCGAAGTCGCAGAGCCGTTTCGAATTTATGGGCAAGTTCGAAAGGTCGTTGGCTTAATCATCGAATCTTCAGGACCTCCAGCACGGATAGGTGACATTTGTTGGATCAGCAATTCCACGACATCGAAGATTGAAAAAGAGAATCTCATACGCGCAGAAGTCGTTGGATTTCGAGAAAATTCCGTTCTGCTCATGCCTATCGGGGAAATGACCGGAGTGCAGGCGGGAAATCTCGTGATCAATACAGGGGAATGCTTGAAGGTTCCGGTCGGAGAGGCACTGCTCGGACGCGTGCTCGACGGATTAGGCGAAGCGATAGACAAAAAAGGGAATCTCGATACACGAGATGTTCAACCCGTATTCAATGTCCCCCCCCATGTATTGCAGAGACGATTCATTCGCACTCCGCTTACATTGGGTGTTCGCGCCATTGATGGACTTCTAACGTGCGGAGAAGGTCAACGCGTAGGCATATTCTCGGGGAGCGGCGTCGGAAAAAGTACGTTACTCGCCATGATTGCTAGGAATTCGAGTGCTGACGTAAACGTCATTGCACTCGTCGGGGAGCGTGGAAGGGAAGTGCGAGAATTCATCGAAAACGACTTGGGAGAAGAGGGGCTAAAAAAAAGCGTCGTCGTCGTCGCTACGAGCGAACAACCTGCACTCGTACGAATCAAGGCTGCATTCACGGCAACCGCAATCGCGGAATGGTTTCGAGAAAACGGGAAAAAAGTAGTTTTGATGATGGATAGCATCACGAGATTCGCCATGGCGCAAAGAGAAGTAGGATTGGCGATCGGAGAACCTCCGAGCACCAAAGGATATACACCGAGCGTATTCGCCCTTCTTCCTCGTCTTTTGGAACGAGCGGGAAATTCTCATAAAGGTTCGATTACAGCCTTTTACACGATATTGGTGGAAGGAGACGACACGAATGAACCGATTGCCGACGCAACACGTGCGATCTTGGATGGGCATATCGTTCTCGATAGAAAACTTTCTAACCGTGGGCATTATCCGGCAATCGACCCACTGAATAGTCTTAGTCGTGTAATGCCTTCGATAGTTTCCGAAGAGCATCAGCGTGCCGCAAATCGCTTTCGTGAACTCTTTGCTGCATATCGCGATGTGGAGGACCTTTTGATGATTGGTGCATATAAACCAGGCACGAATCCCGTTGCGGATTGCGCAATAGAAAGATGGGAAAAGATCAATGCGTTCTTACGCCAAAACAAAACAGAACGGGTGGCAGATTTTCAAAACACGTTAGCGAACTTAATGGGAATTACCGATGCATAA
- a CDS encoding FliH/SctL family protein, whose protein sequence is MFKKRILPRESGSKFSKLEEQLPEIPKLSSAKEKEPPLPLVSTTHAIATESYQDGFAKGYDAGFREGLHCAKEYELERLKRLESDLETLFARIEHAMELWYEKAESGLARYASDIAKKILAEELTLRPEAIVSLAREAIKRVRNTTNVRIRVNPFDLNTLNERKEELFRIAAGVRGIEIAGDETLERGSVIIETENGILDARIETQLENLCRKEVA, encoded by the coding sequence TTGTTTAAAAAGCGCATTCTTCCTCGGGAATCGGGTTCTAAATTTTCCAAATTAGAAGAACAATTGCCCGAGATTCCGAAACTATCGTCTGCAAAAGAAAAGGAGCCCCCCCTTCCGCTCGTTTCAACGACTCATGCCATTGCAACGGAAAGTTATCAAGATGGTTTTGCAAAAGGATACGACGCGGGATTCCGAGAAGGACTTCACTGCGCTAAGGAATACGAATTAGAAAGATTGAAACGTCTCGAAAGCGATCTCGAAACGTTGTTCGCTCGCATCGAACACGCCATGGAACTGTGGTACGAAAAAGCAGAATCAGGACTCGCACGATACGCGAGCGACATCGCCAAGAAAATCCTCGCAGAAGAGTTGACATTGCGTCCGGAAGCCATTGTATCGCTTGCGCGAGAAGCGATAAAACGAGTCCGAAATACCACAAATGTTCGTATTCGCGTGAATCCTTTCGATTTGAATACTTTAAACGAACGCAAAGAGGAACTTTTCCGAATCGCGGCGGGGGTGAGAGGAATAGAAATCGCAGGAGACGAAACCCTCGAACGAGGTTCCGTCATCATCGAAACGGAAAACGGAATCCTGGATGCTCGCATCGAAACGCAGTTGGAAAATTTATGTCGAAAGGAGGTGGCATAA
- the fliG gene encoding flagellar motor switch protein FliG codes for MRSASHPVSNRKKAAIMMMILGPEISGKVMQHLDEEHVEILTLEIARLDRVTPEIRNQVIEEFHQMALAQDYIAEGGVEHAKKLLFAAFGSEKATDMIERINQTLEGVPFDFLRRSDPAQLATILTDEHPQTIALVISNLPTGLAAQVLERLNPELRVDVAERIALMERTPPEVIRRVENVLEQKTSGMANTGLASSGGLKSLVDILHHVDRNTERKILDNLHSKNPELANEVLNMMFVFEDVAKLDDRAIQQILREIEMKELALALKGTSEEVRAKIFMNMSERAADMVKETMEFLGPVKLRTVEEAQQRIVAIIRRLEEAGEISIGRGEEEVLV; via the coding sequence ATGAGAAGTGCTTCCCATCCGGTTTCGAATCGCAAAAAAGCGGCGATTATGATGATGATTCTCGGTCCCGAGATAAGTGGAAAGGTGATGCAGCATCTCGATGAGGAACATGTCGAGATTCTCACGTTAGAAATTGCGCGTTTAGACCGCGTAACACCGGAAATAAGGAATCAAGTTATCGAAGAATTTCATCAAATGGCTTTAGCGCAGGACTATATCGCCGAAGGTGGGGTGGAACACGCTAAGAAATTATTGTTCGCCGCGTTCGGTAGCGAAAAAGCGACAGATATGATTGAGAGAATCAACCAAACATTGGAGGGAGTTCCCTTCGATTTCTTGAGGCGCAGTGACCCAGCGCAATTAGCGACGATTTTGACGGACGAGCATCCCCAAACCATCGCTTTGGTGATATCGAACCTTCCCACTGGTTTAGCGGCGCAAGTTTTGGAACGGCTCAATCCCGAACTCCGAGTGGATGTCGCAGAGAGGATTGCCCTTATGGAGCGCACCCCCCCTGAAGTCATTCGGCGGGTGGAAAATGTATTGGAACAAAAAACCAGCGGGATGGCGAATACAGGTTTGGCATCTTCGGGGGGGCTGAAAAGCCTCGTGGATATTTTGCATCATGTAGACCGCAATACGGAGCGCAAGATTCTCGATAATCTACATTCGAAAAATCCAGAATTGGCGAACGAAGTGCTAAATATGATGTTCGTTTTCGAGGATGTCGCGAAACTCGACGACAGAGCCATTCAGCAAATCCTGCGAGAAATCGAAATGAAAGAACTCGCCTTGGCTCTGAAAGGGACTTCCGAAGAAGTTCGCGCAAAGATTTTCATGAACATGTCGGAGCGAGCAGCAGATATGGTGAAAGAAACCATGGAATTTTTGGGTCCTGTAAAACTACGCACCGTAGAAGAGGCTCAACAACGCATCGTTGCCATTATCCGACGTTTAGAAGAGGCTGGCGAGATTTCCATCGGTCGCGGAGAGGAGGAGGTCCTTGTTTAA
- the fliF gene encoding flagellar basal-body MS-ring/collar protein FliF has translation MGGTLLKIRAWWETADKTTKTVSIVGCVLLFALLSAVFYFSKSPDMRQLFPPLEPTEQGRVIQKLQEMKIAYRQEADGSIFVPSHLIPEVRAKLAMQGIPSSGTLGKLRLNDMGFTDPAPLQEEKIRIALEEELAKTIMMLAPITAAKVHISPGSDSPFADSKVEPSASVVVGLKPGTSQPRETAEAIVTTLMGAVTGLKRENISVSDSTGVVLFNGKTEVENATGLALRKREAELAEAKRLKDALDSMITQVVGPGKAIVSTSVEMNFDKEEVITRSETPTKSPVSKESVTETYSQGAPNRAGGPASSYAAPGTASSTSGQGNYSLVQEVVNNATVQEKSEKMVAPGKIIAARVSIMLDQSVAASARQIEQFAVNLIGADKDPENFKVSVTTSNFDKTAAEKASEELAAAKRSQFFQQALSMIPIIALLIVGFLIVRSISKLTANNRNIIFSAHPLPEVYSDSETRYEPASPKRQLVASSLQDEDLSESAKKRAYAIKQAIPDVGEIPEKFNENLLRILKTADTRPESVALLIKSWMLEEVR, from the coding sequence ATGGGTGGAACTTTGCTTAAAATCAGAGCGTGGTGGGAAACCGCCGATAAAACGACTAAGACGGTAAGTATCGTCGGGTGCGTTCTGCTGTTTGCACTTTTGTCCGCTGTGTTTTATTTTTCCAAATCCCCGGACATGCGCCAATTATTCCCCCCCTTAGAACCGACGGAGCAAGGTCGTGTCATTCAAAAACTGCAAGAAATGAAAATCGCCTATCGTCAAGAAGCGGATGGCAGCATTTTCGTCCCATCGCACCTCATTCCCGAAGTCCGCGCGAAATTGGCGATGCAAGGAATTCCCTCTTCTGGCACGTTAGGAAAACTTCGCCTAAACGATATGGGATTTACCGACCCTGCTCCTTTGCAAGAAGAAAAAATCCGAATCGCTCTAGAAGAAGAACTCGCAAAAACCATCATGATGCTCGCTCCTATAACTGCAGCGAAAGTGCACATCAGTCCGGGTTCGGATTCCCCTTTCGCAGATTCGAAAGTAGAACCTTCCGCGAGTGTCGTAGTGGGTCTAAAACCAGGAACATCCCAACCGCGTGAAACAGCAGAAGCCATCGTAACGACTTTGATGGGAGCGGTAACGGGATTGAAACGAGAAAACATTTCCGTTTCCGATTCGACGGGTGTAGTTTTATTCAACGGAAAAACGGAAGTAGAGAACGCTACAGGTCTTGCTTTGCGAAAACGAGAAGCAGAACTCGCGGAAGCGAAAAGACTCAAGGACGCACTCGACAGCATGATTACGCAAGTCGTCGGACCAGGAAAGGCAATCGTAAGCACGAGCGTCGAAATGAATTTCGATAAAGAGGAAGTCATCACACGTTCGGAAACACCTACGAAATCTCCTGTAAGCAAAGAATCCGTTACCGAAACCTATTCTCAAGGCGCTCCGAATCGAGCAGGTGGACCTGCGTCTTCTTATGCAGCACCAGGAACCGCGAGTTCGACATCGGGACAAGGAAACTACTCGCTCGTACAAGAAGTAGTGAACAACGCCACGGTGCAAGAAAAAAGCGAAAAGATGGTTGCACCGGGAAAAATCATCGCGGCGCGTGTGAGCATCATGCTCGACCAATCTGTTGCAGCATCCGCTCGACAAATCGAGCAATTCGCAGTAAATCTCATCGGTGCGGATAAAGACCCGGAAAATTTCAAAGTCTCGGTAACGACATCCAATTTCGATAAAACCGCAGCAGAGAAAGCCTCCGAAGAACTTGCCGCCGCGAAAAGATCGCAGTTCTTTCAGCAAGCACTATCTATGATTCCGATTATTGCTTTATTGATAGTAGGATTTCTCATCGTACGTTCGATAAGTAAACTTACTGCTAATAATCGAAATATTATTTTCAGCGCGCATCCGCTGCCGGAAGTATATTCGGATAGTGAAACGAGATACGAGCCAGCCTCGCCGAAAAGACAACTCGTAGCGAGTAGTTTGCAAGATGAAGACCTTAGCGAAAGCGCGAAAAAACGTGCTTATGCTATCAAACAAGCCATCCCCGATGTCGGTGAAATTCCCGAAAAGTTCAACGAAAACCTTTTGAGAATTCTGAAAACTGCGGATACGCGTCCGGAATCAGTTGCATTGCTTATCAAGAGTTGGATGCTGGAGGAGGTTCGATAA
- the fliE gene encoding flagellar hook-basal body complex protein FliE yields MLKKEMRIEDIPPIDQNLLSSTRTEAPDSGESFSQLLMDAIREVNLAQLDSTRLQSELMAGRKVDYHDVMIAMSRASLALSLTLQVRNKLLEAYQEIQRLQI; encoded by the coding sequence TTGCTGAAAAAAGAAATGAGGATCGAAGATATCCCGCCCATAGACCAGAATCTTTTATCTTCGACTCGAACGGAAGCACCTGATTCCGGTGAGAGTTTTTCCCAACTTCTGATGGACGCCATAAGAGAAGTCAATCTCGCGCAATTGGATTCAACGAGATTGCAGTCAGAACTTATGGCGGGTCGGAAGGTGGATTATCACGATGTGATGATTGCAATGAGCCGCGCTTCTTTGGCATTGAGCCTGACTTTACAAGTGCGAAATAAACTTCTGGAAGCGTATCAAGAAATTCAACGCTTGCAAATCTGA
- the flgC gene encoding flagellar basal body rod protein FlgC, which produces MNLIHTLGVSASALAAERFRMDVISTNLANANTMRIGGNDPYRRKIVSLLENYDGSVSINGIVEDMSPFRVVQDPGNPYADSEGLVYYSNTNPITEMVDMISASRAYEANLNAFNLTKQMLQSALDIGRV; this is translated from the coding sequence ATGAACTTAATTCACACACTCGGAGTTAGCGCAAGCGCACTCGCGGCAGAACGCTTCCGAATGGATGTGATTTCGACGAATTTAGCGAATGCTAACACGATGCGAATCGGAGGAAACGATCCTTATCGCAGGAAAATCGTTTCACTCCTGGAAAATTACGATGGAAGCGTAAGCATCAATGGCATCGTGGAAGACATGTCTCCCTTCCGAGTCGTGCAAGACCCGGGAAATCCTTATGCAGATTCGGAAGGACTCGTATATTACAGTAATACGAATCCTATTACGGAAATGGTAGACATGATTAGCGCAAGTCGAGCGTACGAAGCGAATTTGAATGCATTCAATTTGACAAAACAAATGTTGCAAAGCGCATTGGATATCGGAAGAGTTTAA
- the flgB gene encoding flagellar basal body rod protein FlgB: protein MILENLFGPFTERLQLAMHRAVQRHALLSANLANQSTPGYKRKDMSFFLSLEEAGLREQQRSLRITHPNHISESKFFKNAMNGIVREERSIRQDGNSVDLEREVAALTETQLHYSTLSEMARRYFQSMHEVIKEGRST, encoded by the coding sequence ATGATTCTCGAAAACCTCTTCGGACCCTTCACGGAAAGATTGCAACTCGCAATGCACCGCGCTGTGCAACGACATGCTCTTTTAAGCGCAAACCTGGCGAATCAGAGTACACCGGGATACAAGCGAAAAGACATGTCCTTCTTTCTTTCACTCGAAGAGGCAGGGCTGAGAGAGCAGCAGCGCAGTCTTCGGATTACTCATCCAAATCATATTTCCGAATCGAAATTTTTCAAAAACGCCATGAACGGAATAGTACGGGAAGAGCGATCGATTCGGCAGGATGGGAATAGCGTAGATTTAGAACGCGAAGTCGCCGCTTTGACGGAAACACAACTTCATTACAGCACATTGAGCGAGATGGCTCGCAGGTATTTCCAGTCCATGCATGAAGTGATCAAGGAGGGTAGAAGCACATGA
- the greA gene encoding transcription elongation factor GreA produces the protein MPLNEDAIYLTPSGYSKLKEELERLSTFERRQIAERIRESMEHGEYSEENTELDEVKFEQAVVENRIEELKSILANAHVLEPSEVSTKVVSVGTKVTLKNRRSRKEVTVTIVSSAEADLNANYVSDESPLGMALIGKQKGDIVTVETPSGKVTYEILKIGKAVK, from the coding sequence ATGCCACTCAACGAAGACGCAATCTATTTGACCCCATCGGGCTACTCGAAACTGAAAGAGGAACTCGAGCGGCTTTCTACTTTCGAGCGCCGTCAAATCGCAGAGCGTATCCGTGAAAGCATGGAGCACGGGGAATACAGTGAGGAGAACACAGAACTCGACGAGGTGAAATTCGAGCAAGCCGTCGTCGAAAACCGCATCGAGGAGTTGAAATCCATTCTCGCGAACGCCCATGTTTTAGAGCCTTCTGAGGTTTCCACGAAAGTCGTGAGCGTCGGGACGAAGGTGACCCTCAAAAATCGCAGATCACGCAAAGAAGTGACGGTAACGATAGTGAGCAGTGCCGAGGCTGATTTGAATGCAAATTATGTGTCCGACGAATCTCCCCTGGGTATGGCACTTATTGGCAAACAAAAAGGAGATATCGTAACCGTCGAAACGCCTTCCGGTAAAGTGACTTATGAAATTCTAAAAATCGGGAAGGCGGTGAAGTGA
- the lysS gene encoding lysine--tRNA ligase, giving the protein MSEQELTEIRLNKLKRLRELGHDPYSFEEFPTNHLPHEIKGDYDAFAGKVVSLAGRVTSLRPMGKAGFFDITREAERMQVYVKKEDVGETLWEIFNLIDIGDIVGTSGEVFKTKTGEISIHARDLKVLAKCIHVLPIGKEKEGKHWYGLHDVEERHRRRYLDIIANPESRDILTKRAKLVSETRRYLDALGFLEVETPVLESVVGGAAAKPFVTYHEALEMELKLRISLELHLKRLIIAGFDKVYEIGRVFRNEGISTRHNPEFTLLELYQAYSKMEHIQNLVEELCRHLAKEVYGSEVLRVRDVTLDFTKPWKRVKLLEAIEEHCGVKPSEFESLESAKEAMRRVGLDPSQETSVGGIIEKLLEKFVEPRLQEPTFVEDYPIDTSPLAKRHLQNPKLTRRFEGYLRGREVCNAFSELNDPFDQRARMEEQHRMLLAGHHEANPLDEDFLYAMELGMPPTGGLGIGMDRLAMQLSGADSIREVIWFPILKPEKKE; this is encoded by the coding sequence GTGAGTGAACAAGAACTAACCGAAATTCGCCTGAATAAGTTAAAGAGGCTTAGAGAACTCGGACACGACCCGTATTCTTTCGAAGAGTTCCCTACGAACCACCTGCCGCACGAAATCAAGGGAGACTACGATGCTTTCGCAGGAAAGGTTGTGTCCCTTGCGGGACGCGTTACTTCTTTGAGACCCATGGGCAAGGCAGGGTTTTTCGACATCACGCGCGAGGCAGAGCGCATGCAGGTGTACGTCAAAAAAGAAGACGTAGGGGAAACGCTTTGGGAAATTTTTAATCTCATCGATATCGGCGACATTGTCGGAACGAGCGGAGAAGTTTTCAAAACGAAAACGGGCGAAATCTCGATTCATGCGCGCGATTTGAAAGTTCTCGCCAAGTGCATTCATGTCCTTCCCATCGGCAAAGAAAAAGAAGGAAAACACTGGTACGGGTTACACGATGTAGAGGAACGGCACCGGAGACGATATCTGGATATCATCGCAAACCCGGAATCGCGGGATATTTTGACTAAACGCGCGAAACTGGTTTCTGAAACGCGAAGGTATTTGGATGCTTTGGGCTTTCTCGAAGTGGAAACTCCGGTGCTGGAATCGGTAGTCGGGGGGGCTGCTGCGAAACCCTTCGTTACCTATCATGAAGCGTTGGAGATGGAGTTGAAACTTCGCATTTCGTTAGAACTTCACCTGAAACGCTTGATTATCGCCGGTTTCGATAAGGTTTACGAGATAGGGCGTGTATTTCGCAACGAAGGAATCAGCACGCGCCACAATCCGGAGTTCACTCTCTTGGAGCTTTATCAAGCGTATTCCAAAATGGAACACATACAGAATTTGGTGGAAGAACTTTGCCGTCATTTAGCGAAAGAGGTTTATGGAAGCGAAGTTTTGCGGGTGCGCGATGTGACTCTCGATTTCACGAAACCGTGGAAGCGCGTGAAATTGCTCGAGGCAATCGAGGAACATTGCGGAGTGAAACCTTCGGAATTCGAAAGTCTCGAATCTGCAAAAGAGGCGATGCGACGGGTGGGGCTCGACCCATCGCAGGAAACCAGCGTGGGGGGGATCATCGAGAAACTATTGGAAAAGTTCGTCGAGCCTCGTTTACAGGAACCGACCTTCGTGGAGGATTATCCGATAGACACCTCGCCGCTTGCGAAGAGGCACCTTCAGAACCCGAAATTGACGCGCCGCTTCGAGGGATATTTGCGTGGACGTGAAGTTTGCAACGCATTCAGTGAATTGAACGACCCGTTCGACCAGCGCGCACGCATGGAGGAACAGCATCGTATGCTTTTAGCGGGTCATCACGAGGCGAACCCGCTGGACGAGGATTTCCTTTATGCGATGGAATTGGGCATGCCGCCTACGGGGGGGCTCGGTATCGGCATGGACCGCCTTGCAATGCAATTGAGCGGCGCTGACTCGATCCGCGAAGTGATTTGGTTCCCGATATTGAAGCCAGAGAAGAAGGAGTGA